Proteins from a genomic interval of Cucumis melo cultivar AY chromosome 7, USDA_Cmelo_AY_1.0, whole genome shotgun sequence:
- the LOC107991186 gene encoding uncharacterized protein LOC107991186 translates to MIADTTSSSSSSSITSKNHPRSNDDLSKAIAEHNSAEAHLAQVENRLKNWSIPKVDPSQVYKINTFNFSQQDVIVITEENVAMKDEFTTINLLPEETLFKVKNKFKYLHIGYVQVALKPLFKEGLDVPIYLALRDKRHLRFTPSLLGIVQSNLEQRPVYFNCKLGLTVSLQDRSIMDTLSLDVHSQELELKDGSLPFAVSYRIYFKPMHTNLSPK, encoded by the coding sequence ATGATCGCAGACAcaacttcttcttcctcttcttcttcaattacTTCAAAAAACCACCCCAGATCAAACGATGATCTATCAAAAGCCATAGCCGAACATAATTCAGCCGAAGCCCATCTGGCTCAGGTTGAAAACCGACTCAAAAATTGGTCTATTCCAAAGGTAGATCCAAGCCAAGTATACAAGATTAATACCTTCAATTTCTCTCAGCAAGATGTTATCGTCATCACTGAAGAGAATGTTGCAATGAAAGATGAATTCACTACAATCAACCTTCTACCTGAAGAAACCCTCTTCAAAGTGAAGAACAAGTTCAAATACCTCCACATCGGATATGTTCAAGTAGCCTTGAAGCCTCTCTTTAAAGAAGGACTAGACGTACCTATCTACCTTGCTCTAAGAGATAAAAGGCATCTCAGGTTCACTCCCTCGCTCCTAGGGATTGTTCAATCAAACTTGGAACAAAGACCAGTTTATTTCAACTGCAAACTTGGTCTCACAGTCTCTCTACAAGACAGAAGCATCATGGACACCCTAAGCCTTGATGttcattcgcaagaacttgagCTGAAAGACGGATCACTTCCTTTCGCAGTATCATACCGCATCTACTTTAAACCGATGCATACGAATCTTTCTCCCAAATGA
- the LOC103492987 gene encoding serine/threonine-protein kinase WAG1: MEDDYSIFPPDSDLDFSFTSTTTDRTFTTSSSARTSLARSSLTLSFNESRLSAAAAALNLRPHHRSDSHWSAIRAATTLSSDGHLHLRHLKLIRHLGTGNLGRVFLCHLRDNDHASFALKVVDKEALSNKKLSQVQTEAEILASLDHPFLPTLYARLDVSHYTCLLIDYCPAGDLHSLLRKQPGSRFSVAAARFFAAEVLVALEYLHALGIVYRDLKPENVLLREDGHVMLSDFDLCFKSDVVPTFHTWTRPGPKATGCCLGWRTTPDDEEEIVGEFVAEPTAAFSKSCVGTHEYLAPELLSGGGHGNGVDWWAFGVFVYELLHGTTPFKGVNKEVTLRNIASSEGVKFRAAGEEEEGMGEARDLIERLLVKDPAMRLGSEKGATEIKRHPFFEGIKWPLIRTYRVPEVYGMMRKGRSQVSHVRGVSQRIRRRGWWNWRKVISNGLIKNGSCSKSHSNTNFYSYSSKKKTG; the protein is encoded by the coding sequence ATGGAGGACGATTACTCCATCTTCCCTCCCGATTCAGATCTCGATTTCAGTTTCACTTCCACCACCACCGACCGCACCTTCACCACCTCCTCCAGCGCCCGCACCAGCCTTGCTCGCAGCAGTCTAACACTTAGCTTCAATGAATCTCGTCTCTCCGCCGCTGCCGCCGCCCTCAACCTCCGCCCCCACCACCGCTCCGACTCTCACTGGTCCGCCATCAGAGCCGCTACTACTCTCTCTTCCGACGGCCATCTCCACCTCCGCCACCTCAAACTCATCCGCCATCTCGGCACCGGCAACCTCGGCCGTGTGTTCTTGTGCCATTTGAGAGACAACGATCATGCCAGTTTCGCCCTGAAAGTGGTGGATAAGGAAGCTCTCAGTAACAAGAAGCTTTCGCAGGTTCAAACGGAAGCCGAGATTCTGGCTTCTTTGGACCACCCGTTTCTCCCAACTCTATACGCGCGTCTCGACGTCTCTCATTACACGTGCCTCCTTATCGACTATTGTCCTGCAGGAGACCTCCACTCCCTCCTCCGTAAACAGCCTGGTAGCCGCTTCTCTGTTGCGGCGGCGAGATTCTTCGCAGCGGAGGTGTTGGTGGCGCTCGAGTACCTTCACGCCCTTGGGATCGTGTACCGTGATCTCAAGCCTGAGAACGTTCTTCTGCGTGAGGATGGCCACGTCATGCTCTCGGATTTCGATTTGTGTTTTAAGTCCGACGTGGTACCCACTTTTCACACGTGGACTCGCCCGGGACCAAAGGCTACTGGCTGCTGTCTTGGGTGGCGCACCACGCCAGATGACGAAGAGGAGATTGTCGGGGAGTTTGTAGCGGAGCCGACGGCTGCGTTTTCCAAGTCATGTGTAGGGACTCATGAGTACTTGGCGCCGGAGTTATTGAGCGGCGGTGGTCACGGTAACGGCGTGGATTGGTGGGCGTTTGGGGTGTTTGTTTATGAGCTATTGCACGGGACGACGCCTTTTAAAGGAGTTAATAAGGAGGTTACATTAAGGAACATTGCGTCGTCGGAGGGGGTGAAGTTCAGAGCAGCGGGGGAGGAAGAGGAGGGGATGGGGGAGGCGAGAGATCTGATAGAGAGGCTGTTGGTGAAAGATCCGGCGATGCGGTTGGGCTCGGAGAAAGGAGCGACGGAGATCAAACGGCACCCGTTCTTCGAGGGTATAAAATGGCCGTTGATCAGGACGTATCGGGTGCCGGAGGTGTACGGGATGATGAGAAAAGGTAGATCACAGGTGAGCCATGTGAGAGGCGTGAGCCAACGCATACGGCGGCGGGGGTGGTGGAACTGGAGGAAAGTCATCAGCAACGGGTTAATTAAAAATGGAAGTTGCAGTAAATCTCATAGCAATACCAATTTTTATAGTTATAGCTCTAAAAAGAAGACAGGTTAA
- the LOC103492988 gene encoding kinesin-like protein KIN-14Q, with translation MQDQDSCSTPGQGVSIPEFTLTSPDLVICAGSPDIPVDNYCDSPEFLDIKGCKPMESSMELSFENSFSGIEVKYNQRTPSVRFSKLCETYEHELSPESSFELAPPPPVTSSLQSEELLQAVSINSGSSNDVVTFDGINYVEDNWYKGGDTIRSDEIEHPLYQTARYGNFCYNLSSLEPGNYVVDLHFAEIVFTNGPSGMRVFDVYLQDQKVVSGLDIYARVGGNKPLIVSDLKTSVDVKDLTIRFEGLMGRPIVCGISVRKDITSNIKEVERLEGVGSSQLENSETSRDGSELMVKEKKYIELQKDFELMKNELAAARKDVEELKKENNQKGRECQEAWKSLNELQNELMRKSMHVGSLAFAIEGQVKEKSRWFSSLRDLTRKVKIMKMENIKLSEEALVFKNCFVDMNEMTSKIQTAFKQQLDLQENLKTKFVEGAKERKELYNKMLELKGNIRVFCRCRPLNTEEIASGASMVVDFESAKDGELIVKSNGAPRRIFKFDAVFGPQANQGDVFEDTAPFAASVLDGYNVCIFAYGQTGTGKTFTMEGTEGARGVNYRILEELFRLTKERQKLHRYKVSVSVLEVYNEQIRDLLVSGSQSGNSAKRLEVRQISEGIHHVPGMVEAPVDNMNEVWEVLQTGSNARAVGSTNCNEHSSRSHCIHCVMVKGENLLNGECTSSKLWLVDLAGSERIAKVEVQVERLKETQNINRSLSALGDVISALATKSPHVPFRNSKLTHLLQDSLGGDSKTLMFVQISPNENDLNETLCSLNFASRVRGIELGPAKRQLDMSEFLKCKQMTEKTKQDMKSKDLQIRKMEETIHGLDLKMKEKDQKNRSLQDKVKELEAQLLVERKLARQHVDAKIAEQQMKTESEDHKSAPLRPQLATRPLVGSQKNLHGPFNNILGKEQTNLTHPLTENNGFKPSFPFPPVDGATKYTDSAEKENNPEMVERCFVPPKRTGRASICTMARRVPTTLAPRRNSLIPLPSIPSSAHLPSPMLTLAADKIDEVNGSDDSNCFPEQVQCDSPKEIKYGGKKLSNMLRRSLQKKIKMKSPMQQHMRRGGITVGMEKVRVSIGSRGRMAAAHRVLLGNGRRVNKDGIQSKKEKERGWNMGTTVGRTVL, from the exons ATGCAAGATCAAGATTCGTGTTCCACCCCAGGTCAAG GGGTGTCCATTCCGGAATTTACCTTGACTTCTCCTGATCTAGTTATCTGTGCTGGTTCTCCTGATATTCCAGTAGATAACTACTGTGATTCACCAGAATTCTTGGATATCAAGGGTTGTAAACCTATGGAATCTTCCATGGAGCTTTCCTTTGAAAATAGTTTTTCTGGAATTGAGGTTAAGTACAATCAGAGGACCCCATCTGTTCGATTTTCCAAGTTGTGTGAAACCTATGAACACGAACTTTCTCCAGAATCTTCCTTCGAGTTGGCTCCTCCTCCTCCAGTTACTAGTTCTCTGCAATCTGAAGAACTCCTTCAAGCTGTTAGTATCAACTCGGGTTCCTCAAATGATGTTGTGACTTTTGATGGGATAAACTATGTGGAAGACAATTGGTACAAGGGTGGTGATACCATTAGGTCTGATGAAATTGAGCATCCTCTATACCAAACAGCTCGTTATGGGAACTTTTGTTACAATCTCTCATCATTGGAACCTGGGAATTATGTTGTTGACCTTCATTTTGCTGAAATTGTATTTACCAATGGTCCTTCTGGTATGAGGGTGTTTGATGTCTATTTGCAAGACCAGAAG GTTGTTTCTGGCCTAGATATATATGCTCGTGTTGGTGGGAATAAGCCTCTCATTGTATCCGACCTCAAAACTTCTGTAGATGTAAAAGATTTAACCATTAGATTTGAAGGACTGATGGGTAGGCCAATTGTTTGTGGTATTTCTGTGAGGAAAGATATTACTTCAA ATATCAAAGAAGTTGAACGGCTCGAAGGTGTGGGATCTTCTCAACTAGAAAACTCAGAGACGTCCAGA GATGGTAGCGAGTTGATGGTAAAAGAGAAGAAGTACATAGAGCTCCAAAAGGATTTCGAGCTCATGAAGAATGAGCTAGCAGCTGCAAGGAAAGATGTGGAGGAACTTAAAAAGGAAAACAATCAAAAGGGTAGGGAATGTCAAGAAGCTTGGAAGTCTCTAAATGAGCTACAAAACGAGCTAATGCGCAAGTCAATGCATGTTGGATCTCTTG CTTTTGCCATTGAGGGACAGGTGAAGGAGAAGAGCAGATGGTTTTCTTCATTGAGGGACCTTACCAGAAAAGTAAAG ATTATGAAAATGGAAAACATCAAACTATCGGAGGAGGCGCTTGTATTCAAGAACTGCTTTGTGGATATGAATGAAATGACTTCTAAAATTCAGACAGCGT TTAAACAACAGTTAGATTTGCAAGAAAACTTGAAGACTAAATTTGTTGAAGGAGCTAAGGAACggaaagaactctacaataagATGTTGGAGTTGAAAG GAAACATCAGGGTCTTTTGTCGGTGTAGGCCCTTAAATACAGAAGAGATTGCATCTGGAGCATCAATGGTTGTTGATTTTGAGTCAGCTAAAGATGGGGAATTGATTGTTAAATCAAACGGGGCTCCCAGAAGGATCTTTAAATTTGATGCTGTCTTTGGCCCTCAAGCGAATCAAG GAGATGTCTTTGAAGATACTGCGCCATTTGCAGCTTCAGTTCTAGATGGGTATAATGTTTGTATATTTGCATATGGCCAAACTGGAACTGGAAAAACTTTTACAATGGAGGGGACTGAAGGAGCTCGTGGAGTCAATTATAGGATTCTTGAAGAGTTGTTTCGCTTAACGAAAGAGAGGCAGAAGTTACATCGATATAAAGTATCTGTTAGCGTATTGGAAGTGTATAATGAGCAAATACGGGACTTGCTAGTCTCGGGATCTCAATCGGGGAACAGTGCAAAAAG GCTCGAAGTTCGACAAATTAGTGAAGGAATACATCATGTTCCTGGTATGGTTGAGGCCCCTGTCGACAACATGAATGAAGTTTGGGAAGTTCTACAAACTGGCAGTAATGCAAGAGCTGTTGGTTCGACCAATTGTAATGAGCACAGCAGCCGATCCCACTG CATACATTGTGTGATGGTGAAGGGGGAGAATTTGCTAAATGGGGAATGCACTAGCAGCAAATTGTGGTTGGTGGACTTGGCAGGTAGCGAGCGAATTGCCAAAGTAGAAGTACAGGTTGAACGACTCAAAGAAACACAAAATATTAATAGATCTCTTTCCGCACTTGGCGATGTAATATCTGCTCTTGCAACAAAAAGCCCACATGTTCCTTTCAG GAACTCCAAGCTCACTCACTTGCTTCAAGATTCACTAG GGGGAGATTCAAAGACACTCATGTTCGTACAGATCAGTCCCAACGAAAATGACTTGAATGAGACTCTTTGCTCATTGAACTTTGCTAGCAGAGTAAGAGGAATTGAGTTGGGACCTGCAAAGAGACAGCTTGATATGTCTGAATTCCTTAAATGCAAACAGATG ACTGAGAAAACAAAACAGGATATGAAGAGTAAAGATCTACAGataagaaaaatggaagaaacaaTTCATGGATTAGACTTGAAGATGAAGGAAAAAGATCAGAAGAACAGAAGTCTTCAAGACAAG GTCAAAGAACTTGAAGCTCAACTTCTTGTTGAAAGAAAGTTAGCACGTCAGCATGTTGACGCCAAAATAGCAGAACAGCAAATGAAAACCGAATCAGAAGATCATAAGTCTGCACCATTGAGGCCACAACTTGCAACTCGACCATTAGTAGGTAGTCAAAAAAATCTACATGGACCATTTAACAACATACTTGGAAAGGAGCAAACAAATCTCACTCATCCACTAACTGAAAACAATGGCTTCAAACCATCATTTCCCTTTCCTCCAGTGGATGGTGCCACCAAGTACACTGATTCCGCAGAGAAGGAGAACAATCCAGAGATGGTTGAACGATGTTTTGTGCCACCGAAGAGAACAGGAAGAGCATCTATTTGCACAATGGCCCGACGTGTACCGACGACCCTCGCTCCTAGGAGAAACTCCCTAATCCCACTACCAAGCATACCAAGCTCCGCTCATCTCCCATCACCCATGTTGACATTAGCCGCCGACAAGATAGACGAAGTCAACGGATCGGATGATAGTAACTGCTTCCCTGAACAGGTGCAGTGTGACAGTCCTAAAGAGATAAAATATGGAGGCAAAAAGTTGAGCAACATGTTGAGACGAAGCCTTCAGAAGAAGATAAAAATGAAGTCTCCAATGCAACAACACATGAGACGAGGCGGTATCACTGTAGGGATGGAGAAAGTCAGGGTCTCCATTGGAAGTCGAGGAAGGATGGCGGCGGCGCATAGGGTGTTGTTAGGTAATGGTAGGAGAGTAAATAAAGATGGTATTCAAAGtaagaaggaaaaggaaaggggTTGGAATATGGGAACAACAGTAGGGAGAACTGTTCTTTGA